One Triticum dicoccoides isolate Atlit2015 ecotype Zavitan chromosome 5B, WEW_v2.0, whole genome shotgun sequence genomic window carries:
- the LOC119311795 gene encoding FCS-Like Zinc finger 8-like, with amino-acid sequence MFRSKVQEMILRRRSRSMNGAAQHAGSSPTASCDAGGGGKGAARAPSFAAPRLLHSSSLPAGGRAAVVIGSPARDPEALSAYAMSPTSVLDASAAFGSPGPAVDAGGGKRRPWCDGCAGPHGLADVLDCAHEAQRRKNVLRGAVRAQAPALVRSSSLDRRVEFGVKNKSSWLPLRSARAGAAAEEDDGPASEDYTCVISRGPNPRTVHIFGDRVVEGDGVAESPPPAPVPARQGRGFLSL; translated from the coding sequence ATGTTCAGATCGAAGGTCCAGGAGATGATCCTCAGGAGGAGGTCCAGGTCCATGAACGGCGCCGCGCAGCACGCCGGCAGCTCGCCCACGGCTTCGTGCGACGCCGGCGGAGGTGGCAAGGGTGCTGCTCGCGCGCCGTCGTTCGCCGCGCCGAGGCTGCTGCACTCGTCGTCGCTCCCCGCCGGCGGCCGCGCCGCGGTCGTCATCGGGAGCCCCGCGCGGGACCCAGAGGCGTTGTCCGCCTACGCCATGAGCCCGACCTCCGTGCTGGACGCGTCGGCGGCCTTCGGGTCGCCCGGCCCGGCCGTGGACGCCGGAGGGGGCAAGCGCCGGCCCTGGTGCGACGGGTGCGCGGGCCCGCACGGGCTCGCCGACGTGCTGGACTGCGCCCACGAGGCCCAGCGGAGGAAGAACGTCCTCCGGGGCGCCGTGAGGGCGCAGGCGCCGGCCCTGGTGCGCTCGTCCTCCCTGGACCGGCGCGTGGAGTTCGGCGTCAAGAACAAGAGCTCGTGGCTGCCGCTGCGCTCCGcccgcgcgggggcggcggcggaggaggacgaCGGGCCGGCGTCCGAGGACTACACCTGCGTCATCTCCCGCGGGCCCAACCCGAGGACGGTGCACATCTTCGGCGACCGCGTCGTGGAGGGCGACGGCGTGGCGGAGagcccgccgccggcgccggtgcCGGCGCGCCAGGGCAGAGGCTTCCTCAGCCTGTGA